GGCGACATCCACGACGCCCTCGACGAGGCGGCGGGCAACGCCGACCTCAAGGTGCTGGTGCTGGCCGGCGCCGGCAAGGGCTTCTGCTCGGGGCTGGACCTGCGGGACTGGGGTGAGGTGCCCACCCCCGGCACCCACCCGCATTGGAACGCCCGCACCAGCGGCCAGTCCTTCATCGCCGACCTGACGACCCATCTGCGGGACACTCCGCAGATCGTGGTGGCCGCGGTCAAGGGTGTGGCCTTCGGCGGTGGCCTGTCCCTGGCCTGCGCCGCCGACGTGCGCATCGCGTCGGCGTCGGCCCGCTTCTGCTCCGCGTTCATCCGCACCGGCCTGAGCGGCACCGACATCGGCATCAGCTACCTGCTGCCCCGGCTGGTCGGGGCGTCGCGGGCGTGGGACCTCATCATCTCGGGGCGGGAGATCGACGGCGTCGAGGCCGAGCGCATCGGCCTGGTGAGCCAGGTGGTGGACGACGACGACCCGCTCGACGTCGCCCTGGCCTATGCCCGGGGGGTGGCGTCCTACACCCGCACCGGCCTCGCGCTGACCAAGGAGGCGCTGTGGCACAACCTGGACGCCCAGAGCCTCGACGCGGCCGTGGCTCTGGAGAACCGCAACCAGCTGCTGGCCTCGGCCGCGCCGGACGTGAAGGAGTACATGGCGGGGTACGCCAAGCGCACC
This region of Acidimicrobiales bacterium genomic DNA includes:
- a CDS encoding enoyl-CoA hydratase/isomerase family protein, producing MANVELEVVEGNVGVITLNRPERLNALSFPMVGDIHDALDEAAGNADLKVLVLAGAGKGFCSGLDLRDWGEVPTPGTHPHWNARTSGQSFIADLTTHLRDTPQIVVAAVKGVAFGGGLSLACAADVRIASASARFCSAFIRTGLSGTDIGISYLLPRLVGASRAWDLIISGREIDGVEAERIGLVSQVVDDDDPLDVALAYARGVASYTRTGLALTKEALWHNLDAQSLDAAVALENRNQLLASAAPDVKEYMAGYAKRTTG